Proteins encoded within one genomic window of Hahella chejuensis KCTC 2396:
- the tsaE gene encoding tRNA (adenosine(37)-N6)-threonylcarbamoyltransferase complex ATPase subunit type 1 TsaE, which translates to MLSSRQVVAPDEEAMAVLGDQLSQCFAAPGVVYLQGQLGAGKTTLTRAMMRGMGYSGLVKSPTYTLVEPYQLEDKLVFHFDLYRLADPEELEFLGIRDYFHENSICLVEWPDKGAPLLPEPDLTVDIQVLMKGRRIKLLAHTTRGCQWLEAYDAKQSRE; encoded by the coding sequence ATGCTTTCATCCAGGCAGGTAGTGGCTCCTGATGAGGAGGCTATGGCGGTCTTGGGCGATCAGTTGTCGCAATGCTTTGCCGCGCCCGGGGTGGTCTATCTACAGGGACAACTGGGTGCAGGTAAAACCACGCTGACGCGCGCCATGATGCGAGGAATGGGATATTCAGGTTTGGTTAAGAGTCCCACCTATACTCTGGTCGAACCCTATCAATTGGAAGATAAGCTGGTTTTTCATTTTGATCTGTATCGATTGGCGGACCCCGAGGAGCTGGAGTTTCTCGGCATCCGCGACTATTTCCACGAGAATTCGATTTGTTTGGTGGAGTGGCCGGATAAAGGCGCTCCATTGTTGCCGGAGCCTGACCTCACGGTGGATATCCAGGTGTTGATGAAAGGCCGCAGAATCAAGCTGCTGGCGCACACCACGCGAGGTTGTCAATGGCTGGAGGCGTATGACGCAAAACAGTCCCGGGAGTAA
- a CDS encoding bifunctional ADP-dependent NAD(P)H-hydrate dehydratase/NAD(P)H-hydrate epimerase: MPKDLFTAAQVRQLDALAIQSMAAENGYELMQRAGRSAFRALVRRWPEAARLTLFCGGGNNGGDGYVVAELARRHNLQVEVFALSDPEKLRGEAAQAFASCCAAGVDVAIWSPDCLISGDVIVDAMLGTGLSGAVREDYAAAINAINTAGRPVIALDIPSGLCADSGMPLGPTVNAAMTVTFIGMKRGLVTGEAPDYTGELVFDELEVPADIYSKLPTACRRSDFSQAVGLAPIRKPSSHKGMFGRVLVVGGDTGFGGAAIMAAEAAYRAGCGLVSCATRAAHVGAGLARVPEVMFREINSRGELLAMLDAAEVIALGPGLGKEPWGQMCLQTCLDADKPMVVDADALNMIAARKLQLNPRSLMTPHPGEAARLLECSVADVMQDRFAAARDLAESYNCHVLLKGVGTLLAAPDQEELVVVQAGNPGMACGGMGDVLTGLAAGLLAQGMAPLAAAELAAAWHGAAADSATESVAQASLMAGDLLKQLGAVMREARV, from the coding sequence ATGCCGAAGGACCTATTCACAGCGGCGCAAGTGCGTCAGCTCGATGCGCTGGCCATACAGTCCATGGCGGCTGAAAACGGCTATGAACTGATGCAGCGGGCGGGACGTTCGGCGTTCCGCGCGCTGGTGCGTCGTTGGCCTGAAGCGGCAAGATTGACCCTGTTCTGCGGTGGCGGCAATAACGGCGGCGATGGTTATGTGGTGGCCGAGCTGGCGCGCCGTCATAACCTGCAGGTCGAAGTATTCGCATTAAGCGACCCTGAGAAATTACGAGGCGAGGCGGCGCAGGCCTTTGCAAGTTGCTGTGCGGCCGGCGTCGATGTCGCTATATGGTCTCCTGACTGTCTAATAAGCGGCGATGTGATTGTCGACGCCATGCTGGGGACAGGCCTGTCCGGCGCAGTACGCGAAGACTATGCTGCGGCGATTAACGCCATCAACACGGCTGGCAGGCCAGTCATCGCTTTGGATATCCCCTCCGGCTTGTGCGCGGATTCTGGCATGCCCTTGGGGCCTACCGTTAACGCGGCGATGACGGTGACTTTTATCGGTATGAAACGAGGGCTGGTAACGGGCGAGGCGCCGGATTACACCGGCGAGCTTGTATTTGACGAGTTAGAGGTTCCTGCAGACATTTATAGTAAACTGCCGACGGCTTGCCGGCGTTCTGATTTTTCTCAGGCTGTCGGTTTGGCGCCCATTCGCAAGCCATCGTCGCACAAAGGCATGTTCGGTCGCGTGTTGGTGGTCGGTGGAGATACAGGCTTCGGCGGAGCGGCGATCATGGCGGCGGAAGCCGCATATCGCGCCGGATGTGGGCTGGTGTCCTGCGCCACCCGCGCTGCGCACGTTGGCGCAGGGTTGGCTCGAGTCCCTGAGGTCATGTTTCGGGAAATCAACAGTCGGGGTGAGCTATTGGCCATGCTTGACGCCGCAGAGGTAATCGCTCTTGGTCCCGGTTTGGGGAAGGAGCCCTGGGGGCAGATGTGTCTGCAAACCTGCCTGGATGCTGATAAACCTATGGTCGTCGACGCTGACGCCCTGAATATGATTGCTGCTCGCAAGCTTCAGCTCAATCCGCGTTCGTTAATGACGCCGCATCCGGGAGAAGCTGCGCGTTTACTGGAGTGCTCAGTGGCGGATGTCATGCAGGACCGTTTTGCGGCGGCGCGGGATTTGGCGGAGTCCTATAATTGTCATGTCCTATTGAAGGGCGTCGGCACATTGCTGGCGGCTCCGGATCAAGAAGAGCTGGTCGTCGTACAGGCGGGTAATCCGGGGATGGCGTGCGGGGGTATGGGGGACGTGTTGACAGGTCTCGCGGCGGGGTTGCTGGCGCAGGGCATGGCGCCGCTGGCGGCGGCCGAACTGGCGGCGGCATGGCATGGTGCGGCGGCGGACTCGGCGACGGAAAGTGTTGCGCAGGCATCGCTAATGGCCGGCGACTTATTAAAGCAGTTAGGGGCGGTAATGCGCGAGGCGAGGGTATGA
- the queG gene encoding tRNA epoxyqueuosine(34) reductase QueG, with protein MTNDTYSQPQLNQLAGDIKQWAQELGFQQCGVTDVDLGHHEDALKDWLSKGYHGSMNYMADHGNKRSRPAELLPGALRVISVRMDYWPEQKGKAQARLEQDQSAYVSRYAVGRDYHKLMRKRLAQLGKRIQEEIAESAYRVFVDSAPVLERALAQKAGLGWIGKNTMLINPKAGSYFFLGELFTDLPLPIDAPYPKYHCGSCSACLDLCPTKAFVAPHILDARRCISYLTIELKGDIPEELRPMMGNRIFGCDDCQMVCPWNKFSRLTGEKDFSPRHRLDSAELLELFEWTEEQFLNNTEGSAIRRTGHESWLRNIAVALGNAPTTPTIIAALKGKLSHPSVIVQEHVRWALARHGEPLAETTERQETDKSSVR; from the coding sequence ATGACGAACGATACTTACAGCCAACCTCAACTTAATCAGTTGGCGGGCGACATCAAGCAGTGGGCGCAAGAGCTGGGATTTCAGCAGTGCGGCGTCACCGATGTCGACCTCGGCCACCATGAAGATGCGCTCAAAGACTGGCTGAGCAAAGGCTACCATGGCTCCATGAATTATATGGCGGACCATGGAAATAAACGCAGTCGCCCAGCCGAACTGTTGCCTGGCGCACTGCGCGTCATCAGTGTGCGGATGGACTACTGGCCCGAACAAAAAGGCAAGGCGCAAGCGCGTCTGGAGCAGGATCAGTCCGCCTATGTCTCCCGCTACGCCGTCGGCAGAGACTATCACAAACTCATGCGTAAGCGGCTCGCACAGCTTGGCAAGCGTATTCAGGAAGAAATTGCGGAGTCCGCTTATCGGGTCTTTGTCGACAGCGCGCCGGTTCTGGAGCGGGCTTTGGCGCAAAAGGCGGGCTTGGGATGGATTGGCAAAAACACCATGCTGATCAACCCCAAGGCGGGATCTTACTTCTTCCTGGGCGAGCTGTTCACCGACCTGCCCCTGCCCATAGACGCACCTTATCCCAAGTACCATTGCGGCAGTTGCAGCGCGTGTCTGGACTTATGCCCCACCAAAGCATTCGTGGCGCCTCATATTCTGGACGCCCGCCGCTGCATCTCCTATTTAACGATAGAATTAAAGGGCGATATTCCGGAAGAGCTTCGTCCCATGATGGGAAACCGTATCTTCGGCTGCGATGATTGTCAGATGGTTTGCCCTTGGAACAAGTTCTCCCGGCTTACCGGCGAAAAAGATTTCTCGCCCCGTCACCGTCTCGACAGCGCAGAATTGCTGGAGTTATTCGAATGGACGGAGGAGCAGTTTCTCAACAATACAGAAGGATCAGCGATACGCCGTACAGGACATGAAAGCTGGCTGCGCAATATCGCCGTCGCGCTGGGCAATGCGCCGACTACGCCAACTATTATCGCCGCATTGAAGGGCAAGCTATCGCACCCTTCCGTCATCGTTCAGGAGCATGTACGCTGGGCGCTGGCGCGACATGGCGAGCCGCTCGCAGAGACGACGGAGCGACAAGAAACGGACAAATCTTCAGTCCGTTAA
- the orn gene encoding oligoribonuclease: MSRRDNLIWIDLEMTGLDPDSDRIIEMAVVVTTSNLELVAEGPVIAVHQPDSVLALMDDWNRNTHGASGLTGRVKGSTIGEADAEKQILDFLAQHVDAGCSPMCGNSIGQDRRFLARYMKDLEKFFHYRNLDVSTLKELARRWRPEVAAGIKKKGSHQALEDIRESVEELRYYREHFLRLTD; this comes from the coding sequence ATGTCACGTCGCGATAACCTGATTTGGATCGACTTGGAGATGACCGGACTGGACCCGGACTCGGACCGAATTATCGAAATGGCGGTGGTTGTCACCACTAGCAACCTGGAGTTGGTCGCCGAAGGCCCGGTTATCGCAGTGCATCAGCCAGATAGCGTATTAGCGCTGATGGACGACTGGAATCGCAACACGCATGGGGCCAGCGGACTCACGGGGCGGGTCAAGGGCAGCACAATCGGAGAGGCTGACGCGGAGAAACAAATACTGGATTTTCTGGCGCAACATGTGGACGCAGGGTGTTCCCCCATGTGCGGCAACTCCATTGGTCAGGACCGGCGTTTTCTCGCCCGCTATATGAAGGATCTGGAGAAGTTCTTCCATTATCGCAACCTGGATGTCAGTACGCTGAAAGAGCTGGCTCGTCGCTGGCGGCCGGAAGTGGCCGCAGGGATCAAGAAAAAAGGCTCGCATCAGGCTTTGGAAGATATCAGGGAGTCTGTGGAAGAGCTGCGTTACTACCGCGAACACTTCCTGCGTTTAACGGACTGA
- the rsgA gene encoding small ribosomal subunit biogenesis GTPase RsgA → MAKRKLSKQQKWRIQKIQDERTKRATRKETQLESQLSGGELSAEQEGLIIAHYGQQLAVEALEPPHAGQIFRCYVRANIDSLVTGDLVIWRAGPDNSGVIVARQPRESALKRPDKFGQLKPIAANIDQILIVIAAEPEPHHNLVDRYLVASEAVGIPPLIILNKQDLINDANRDALQQFKDQYQQLGYEWIDASTNTQSGLDDLKQHLAHKTSIFVGQSGVGKSSLIKMLLPEEDVKVGDLSENVRKGTHTTTTAKLFHLPSGGDLIDSPGIREFGLWHIDEHTLEDGFVEFRPHLGHCRFRNCRHIQEPGCALQSAQESGEILTSRMESFLRIRESLQEQDIHEENL, encoded by the coding sequence ATGGCGAAGCGAAAACTCAGCAAACAGCAAAAATGGCGCATCCAGAAGATCCAGGACGAGCGCACCAAGCGCGCGACCCGCAAGGAGACGCAACTGGAAAGCCAATTGAGCGGAGGAGAACTGTCGGCGGAGCAGGAAGGTCTGATCATCGCCCACTACGGCCAGCAACTTGCGGTCGAAGCCCTGGAGCCGCCTCACGCAGGCCAGATATTTCGCTGCTACGTCCGCGCCAATATTGATTCCCTGGTCACCGGCGACCTAGTGATCTGGCGCGCAGGTCCTGATAATTCCGGCGTCATAGTCGCCCGACAACCGCGCGAGTCGGCCCTGAAACGTCCAGACAAGTTCGGCCAACTGAAACCCATCGCCGCCAATATTGACCAAATTCTGATCGTCATCGCGGCGGAGCCGGAACCTCATCACAACCTGGTTGATCGCTATCTGGTGGCCTCAGAGGCTGTCGGCATTCCCCCCCTGATCATTCTTAACAAACAGGATCTGATCAACGACGCCAACCGCGACGCGCTGCAACAGTTCAAAGATCAGTACCAGCAATTGGGCTATGAGTGGATTGACGCCTCCACCAATACACAATCAGGCCTGGACGACCTCAAGCAACACTTGGCCCACAAGACCAGCATCTTCGTCGGTCAATCCGGCGTTGGGAAATCTTCGTTGATAAAAATGCTGCTGCCGGAGGAGGACGTCAAAGTTGGCGACCTGTCGGAGAACGTTCGCAAAGGCACACATACCACCACCACGGCCAAACTGTTTCACCTTCCGTCCGGCGGCGACTTAATCGACTCCCCCGGCATCCGGGAATTCGGCTTGTGGCATATTGATGAGCACACCCTGGAGGACGGCTTCGTCGAGTTTCGCCCCCATCTTGGCCATTGTCGCTTCCGTAACTGTCGGCATATTCAAGAACCGGGTTGCGCCTTACAGTCAGCGCAGGAAAGCGGGGAGATTCTGACCAGCCGCATGGAAAGCTTTCTGCGCATCAGAGAATCGCTGCAGGAACAGGATATCCACGAGGAAAATCTTTAG
- the motB gene encoding flagellar motor protein MotB, with translation MMEERPPIIVRRVRKGHHAHGGAWKVAFADFATAMMAFFLVLWLSEAATKEQKDAISGYFTDPVGFEQGGSPYVIDLGGSVTVTVTQDTAGKPQDQPEVRMREDTIQDLAAQLEQQKLTQLMQEIMAQIEKNPKLNAFKDQLLLDITDEGLRIQIVDKRQRPMFDSGRSELQPYFEEILFELAKSIAKVRNKISVSGHTDAQPFLGRDNYSNWELSADRANAARRALVEGGLPEGRMARVVGLASSVLFDEKDPYNPVNRRISILVLNKKTQEDIEGAEQADSAISTSDLLEELDRTLDRQGRKPEFDPDKDLPVDDKPAPNTDGLTW, from the coding sequence ATGATGGAGGAACGTCCGCCGATTATCGTTCGTCGCGTCCGCAAAGGTCACCACGCCCACGGCGGCGCCTGGAAGGTGGCGTTTGCAGACTTCGCCACTGCTATGATGGCGTTTTTTCTGGTGCTCTGGCTGAGCGAGGCGGCCACCAAGGAGCAGAAAGATGCGATTTCCGGCTACTTCACAGATCCAGTAGGCTTTGAGCAAGGCGGCAGCCCCTATGTGATTGATCTCGGAGGCAGCGTCACTGTTACGGTGACTCAGGACACCGCCGGTAAGCCGCAAGACCAACCGGAAGTGCGCATGCGCGAAGACACCATTCAGGATCTTGCGGCGCAACTTGAGCAGCAGAAGCTGACCCAGCTGATGCAGGAAATCATGGCGCAGATCGAGAAAAACCCCAAACTGAATGCGTTCAAAGATCAACTGCTGCTGGATATCACTGATGAAGGCTTGCGCATTCAGATTGTCGACAAGCGCCAGCGTCCCATGTTCGACAGCGGCCGCTCTGAACTCCAGCCTTACTTTGAGGAAATCTTGTTTGAACTGGCGAAAAGCATCGCCAAAGTCAGAAATAAGATCAGCGTATCGGGGCATACTGACGCGCAGCCTTTTTTAGGCAGAGACAACTACAGCAACTGGGAGCTTTCGGCGGATCGCGCCAATGCTGCGCGCCGCGCATTGGTGGAGGGAGGGCTGCCGGAGGGGCGCATGGCCAGGGTGGTCGGGTTGGCGTCATCAGTGCTGTTCGATGAAAAAGACCCTTACAACCCGGTCAACCGCCGTATTTCCATCCTGGTGCTGAATAAAAAGACGCAAGAGGACATTGAAGGCGCTGAACAAGCGGACAGCGCCATCTCTACATCGGATTTACTGGAAGAGTTAGATCGCACTTTGGACCGTCAGGGACGCAAACCGGAGTTCGATCCAGACAAAGATCTGCCCGTAGACGATAAGCCTGCGCCGAACACCGATGGTCTGACCTGGTAA
- the motA gene encoding flagellar motor stator protein MotA produces the protein MLLILGVIVVLASVLGGYVLSHGELAALWQPFELIIICGAAFGAFLISNPFKVIKQILHTIPKMIMGSPFNRVVYMDLLSLMYDLFDKARRSGVMAIEADVDDPLNSEIFNRYPAIVRMDKLRDFITDYLRIVSTGNMAPHELEGLMDMELETRMQELEKPADAVNRVADALPGFGIVAAVLGIVITMKSLGGPPDELGVHVAAALVGTFLGILAAYGFVGPASHAMHNLAAQEIKAYECVKVSILATMTGLAPQLAIEFGRKALNSDVRPSFQELNDYVRSK, from the coding sequence ATGCTTTTAATTCTTGGAGTGATCGTCGTTCTGGCCAGCGTGTTGGGCGGATATGTGTTGTCGCACGGGGAGCTGGCCGCTCTGTGGCAGCCTTTCGAGTTAATTATCATCTGCGGCGCGGCGTTTGGCGCCTTTCTGATCTCCAATCCCTTCAAAGTTATCAAACAGATCCTTCATACCATTCCGAAAATGATCATGGGGTCGCCCTTCAACCGGGTAGTGTATATGGATCTTCTCAGTTTGATGTACGACCTGTTTGATAAAGCGCGGCGCTCCGGCGTTATGGCGATAGAAGCGGACGTGGACGATCCTCTCAACAGTGAAATATTCAATCGTTATCCCGCCATTGTGCGCATGGATAAACTACGCGATTTCATTACCGATTATCTGCGCATAGTGAGCACCGGCAATATGGCCCCTCATGAGTTGGAGGGCTTGATGGACATGGAGCTGGAAACCCGGATGCAGGAGCTGGAAAAGCCCGCCGATGCGGTCAATCGTGTGGCCGACGCTCTGCCGGGATTCGGGATTGTCGCCGCTGTGTTGGGGATCGTCATCACGATGAAATCGCTCGGAGGGCCGCCTGATGAATTGGGCGTGCATGTCGCCGCCGCCCTGGTTGGGACCTTTCTGGGGATCTTGGCGGCCTATGGCTTTGTCGGCCCCGCCTCCCACGCGATGCATAACTTGGCCGCACAGGAAATAAAAGCTTATGAGTGCGTCAAGGTCAGCATACTGGCGACCATGACCGGCCTGGCGCCGCAATTGGCCATCGAATTTGGGCGCAAGGCCCTGAACTCGGACGTACGTCCCAGTTTTCAGGAGCTTAACGACTACGTTCGCTCCAAATAG
- a CDS encoding HDOD domain-containing protein — protein MQDTAPPQQSTAWVDQLVKKPLPPVTATNKILLGLLSKSSLSYQGMSDFIKNDPVLALTVLGKANVAIRSDESLVKTLAHAISLLGVGFLEKLLKETPPPESDREEPVRRYHQAIATSFFAGHLASYIAAHKHKGKEEEYFWGGLFWGAPTWYLWRYTPKKMQAWTQRLEHSSTHRRSVEEKVFGAPFIAVWSKIQEAFALPQTAVDEHYLHDLPLMRQLVRISRRYKSTGSGDLSEDRDLRLFVNKPEFIVGLSNLIAFHAQLNWRSSIFNRLCKVLAVYLNSSLSEVIRQTHLIAIESARLHPLASGNRLAESLLWDPKLPNRQEEDAPAAPVAAPVAAPSPAQEPRPTPSKEPKVAMPPPPLVEEDNTEEPFFRAQTEPKEKPVPPTRQTAQADVRKLRHGNRDLYAELTNMMLQSPHQFKDIAFLMNNAARCVKYGVGLHTCVIALINTKRTRLKGYYAVGAEDRPDLPRIDLDLTEASLFSKLMEKPSSLWVKPGSSPKVKAMIPDSFKALNKMDDFFLMSLFVKTRPVALFYADAGLGSLPLSEYEYESFKHVCSSATHVLHHFAVRNQQNKNA, from the coding sequence ATGCAGGATACCGCACCGCCCCAGCAATCTACGGCGTGGGTGGATCAGTTGGTTAAAAAACCGCTGCCCCCCGTTACCGCCACCAATAAAATTCTGTTGGGACTGCTCAGCAAATCCTCCTTGTCCTACCAGGGGATGAGCGACTTCATAAAAAACGACCCCGTGCTGGCGCTGACCGTTCTCGGCAAAGCCAACGTGGCGATTCGCAGCGACGAAAGCCTGGTGAAAACGCTGGCGCACGCCATCAGTCTGCTGGGAGTGGGGTTTCTGGAAAAACTACTGAAAGAGACGCCGCCGCCTGAATCGGATCGAGAAGAACCGGTGCGACGTTACCATCAGGCCATCGCCACCAGCTTTTTCGCCGGTCATCTCGCATCCTACATTGCTGCGCACAAACACAAAGGTAAGGAAGAAGAGTATTTCTGGGGAGGCCTGTTCTGGGGGGCGCCGACCTGGTATCTATGGCGCTACACGCCCAAGAAAATGCAGGCCTGGACGCAAAGACTCGAGCACTCTTCGACACATCGCCGCTCTGTTGAGGAAAAAGTGTTTGGTGCTCCGTTTATTGCGGTTTGGAGCAAAATCCAGGAAGCGTTCGCCTTGCCGCAGACAGCCGTGGATGAACATTACCTACATGATCTTCCTCTGATGAGGCAGCTTGTGCGCATCTCCCGTCGCTACAAAAGCACCGGGTCCGGCGATTTATCCGAAGACCGCGACCTGCGTTTGTTTGTAAACAAGCCGGAATTCATCGTTGGTTTAAGCAACCTTATCGCCTTTCATGCTCAGCTCAATTGGCGCAGCAGCATATTCAACCGCCTCTGCAAAGTGCTGGCGGTGTATCTGAACAGCTCTCTCAGCGAGGTGATTCGGCAAACGCATCTCATCGCCATCGAATCGGCGCGCCTACACCCATTAGCATCAGGAAACCGGCTGGCGGAGTCGCTCTTGTGGGACCCGAAGCTACCCAATCGTCAGGAAGAAGACGCGCCCGCCGCCCCTGTAGCCGCCCCTGTAGCCGCCCCCTCTCCCGCTCAGGAGCCCAGGCCCACCCCAAGCAAAGAACCCAAAGTCGCTATGCCGCCTCCGCCACTTGTAGAAGAGGACAATACAGAAGAGCCCTTTTTTCGCGCGCAAACCGAACCGAAAGAAAAACCCGTTCCGCCCACTCGCCAGACCGCCCAGGCCGATGTCAGAAAATTACGCCATGGCAATCGAGACCTTTACGCCGAACTGACCAACATGATGCTGCAGTCGCCGCATCAGTTTAAAGACATCGCCTTTCTCATGAACAACGCCGCCCGCTGCGTAAAATACGGGGTGGGCCTGCATACCTGCGTCATCGCCCTGATCAACACCAAGCGCACACGCCTCAAGGGATATTATGCAGTAGGCGCGGAAGATCGTCCCGACCTGCCTCGTATCGACCTGGACCTGACTGAAGCCAGCCTGTTCAGCAAGCTGATGGAGAAGCCATCCAGCCTTTGGGTCAAGCCCGGCAGCTCTCCCAAAGTAAAAGCCATGATCCCCGACAGCTTCAAGGCGCTCAACAAAATGGACGACTTCTTTCTTATGTCCCTGTTCGTGAAAACCCGCCCCGTTGCATTATTTTATGCGGACGCAGGCCTTGGTAGCCTGCCTCTCAGCGAGTATGAATATGAAAGCTTCAAGCATGTCTGTAGCTCGGCGACTCATGTTCTGCACCACTTCGCCGTACGCAATCAGCAGAATAAGAATGCATAG